One Labeo rohita strain BAU-BD-2019 unplaced genomic scaffold, IGBB_LRoh.1.0 scaffold_1563, whole genome shotgun sequence DNA window includes the following coding sequences:
- the LOC127158554 gene encoding B-cell receptor CD22-like gives MLMSVRMAPPLPLIFLLLIHRVSSADWGVSYSHSHICALKNSSVIMRCSYTYPTGYQIMNVFWTKTHDKKASEEYPDLSEDPEYSQRLQYLGDKQQNCTIRLNHVTQKDSHMYYFRFTTKKRGKKQNVTPGVNLTVTDLQVESPERVTEGDSVRLTCKSSCTLTDRATFIWYRNSQPLTERRDRNNELLLQSVRREDAGRYSCALHGHTYISPAVHLNVMYAPKRVSVSISPSGEIVEGDSVNLSCSSDSNPPAKLDWFKGKMFVASGRIYSISKISSDYSGEYKCKSINEHGEKYSYAVTLNVMYPPRNVSVSINGSAEILGGDSVTLICSSDSNPPALNFSWFKEDESSSVGSGQSFSALQSGRFYCEAHNQHGSQRSDAVTVIVKGRLVILYMSIGVACGAAVIIMMLLIRRSKMKKRKDTLETQMNISKPDHDRHSTSDVESHEPLYGNVQINHSKPCDIEMTEPVYENTTVSVSTHCPEYQFHSECLLTSGAGLGTRTRERAGTSCPPYVKKCEKRPFSQRLQMEASEGRFSVLIEER, from the exons ATGCTGATGTCAGTCAGAATggctcctcctcttcctctgatCTTCCTGCTCTTGATTCACA GGGTTTCTAGTGCTGATTGGGGTGTGAGTTACAGTCATTCACACATCTGTGCACTAAAGAACTCATCAGTGATAATGAGGTGCAGTTATACATACCCTACTGGATATCAGATCATGAACGTGTTCTGGACCAAAACACACGATAAAAAAGCATCTGAAGAGTATCCAGATCTGTCTGAGGATCCTGAATACAGTCAGAGGCTTCAGTATCTGGGAGATAAACAGCAGAACTGCACCATCAGActgaatcatgtgacacagaaagATTCACACATGTACTATTTCAGATTCACTACTAAAAAACGTGGCAAGAAACAGAATGTTACACCAGGAGTGAATCTTACTGTCACAG aTCTTCAGGTGGAGTCTCCTGAGAGAGTGACAGAAGGAGATTCAGTCCGTCTGACATGTAAAAGCAGCTGCACTCTGACTGACAGAGCAACATTCATCTGGTACAGAAACTCACAGCCATTAACTGAGAGAAGAGACAGAAACAATGAACTCCTGCTGCAGTCAGTCAGAAGAGAGGATGCAGGCAGATATAGCTGTGCTCTACATGGACACACTTACATCTCTCCTGCTGTTCATCTCAATGTCATGT ATGCACCAAAACGTGTCTCAGTGTCCATCAGTCCATCAGGTGAAATAGTGGAAGGAGATTCAGTGAATCTGAgctgcagcagtgattcaaacccaccTGCAAAACTCGACTGGTTTAAAGGAAAAATGTTTGTAGCATCTGGAAGAATCTACAGCATCTCAAAGATCAGCTCTGATTACAGTGGAGAATACAAGTGCAAGTCCATCAATGAACATGGAGAGAAATACTCTTATGCTGTGACTTTAAACGTCATGT accCACCTAGGAATGTCTCAGTGTCCATAAATGGATCTGCAGAAATACTGGGAGGggattcagtgactctgatctgcagcagtgattcaaacccaccTGCTCTGAACTTCAGCTGGTTTAAGGAGGATGAATCCTCATCTGTTGGATCTGGACAGAGTTTCAGTGCACTACAGAGTGGACGCTTCTACTGTGAGGCTCACAATCAACATGGATCTCAGAGATCAGATGCTGTTACTGTCATAGTCAAAG GACGTCTGGTGATATTGTACATGTCCATTGGAGTGGCTTGTGGAGCTGCAGTTATCATCATGATGTTGCTGATTCG gagaagcaaaatgaaaaagagaaaagacacaCTTGAAACTCAG ATGAATATTTCCAAACCTGATCATGACAGACATTCAACATCTGATGTTGAGTCACATGAACCTTTGTATGGGAATGTACAG ATTAATCATTCCAAACCTTGTGACATTGAGATGACTGAACCTGTGTATGAGAATACAACAGTAAGTGTTTCCACTCATTGTCCTGAATATCAATTTCACTCTGAATGTCTATTGACTAG CGGTGCTGGGTTAGGAACGCGGACTCGAGAGAGAGCAGGCACGTCGTGTCCACCGTACGTCAAAAAGTGCGAGAAGCGGCCATTTTCTCAGCGTCTGCAGATGGAAGCGAGTGAAGGACGATTTTCG GTGTTAATAGAGGAGCGTTAA